A portion of the Pseudomonas sp. GR 6-02 genome contains these proteins:
- a CDS encoding Imm50 family immunity protein — MKFWNDIDGSIFFNQVFKTSVVIGLVELFTVSIDNNRPTIILEFDIEELPDAPPAKWKKAEFNTCRICLNCSEISNPTIKNIPTKEKLNITITQSENIFTIHASNSSSIIEFSTKSPLLCGPSVYMNDKKPVLT, encoded by the coding sequence ATGAAATTCTGGAACGATATCGATGGCAGCATTTTTTTCAACCAGGTTTTCAAGACTTCCGTAGTGATTGGCCTCGTTGAACTTTTCACAGTAAGTATCGACAACAACAGACCAACGATAATACTGGAGTTTGACATCGAAGAACTCCCGGACGCCCCTCCCGCAAAGTGGAAAAAGGCTGAATTCAACACATGCCGCATCTGTTTAAACTGCAGCGAAATCAGCAACCCGACGATCAAAAACATACCTACAAAAGAAAAACTCAATATAACAATCACTCAGAGCGAAAACATTTTCACGATTCATGCTTCGAACAGCAGCTCGATAATTGAATTCTCAACAAAATCCCCGCTACTTTGTGGCCCCTCAGTTTATATGAACGACAAAAAGCCCGTACTCACTTAA
- a CDS encoding ATP-binding protein gives MFKLRRKTWALLLVYIVGVSGYIYYLYVETQGILTDNINNKLLHAALGASAILGDRYHDNLIDKQSKTEAQDWDTIQRLSRFNESMGTAFVYSVVKRDGEAYLISSSASKKEIQEQNYVRFFDPYPDASQALLDSFERTEPTWIDYSDHWGDFRAVFVPMKSQDGTVYVAGAEMTLANYNQQLNQDSLHHIILAILVFLAFSLLFVIDLLRMRAHLQQLQINEQVLSQAKDAAEDADRSKTRFLATMSHEIRTPMYGVIGATELLAGSTLNPEQSALVNTIHTSGRTLLSLIDNILDLAKIEAGKLELRPRVFEVRALVSSSIEMIRQNTQGKPIIIEAQVSPDVPHWVKTDTDCLRQILINLLGNAVKFTETGTVSLVVKTSGDSPRARLEFSIRDTGIGIPLARQDSLFKPFVQFKGPASQRFTGSGLGLSICKNLVEAQQGTLSFTSQPGIGSTFSFSLPMEPFSVSEIPLGDDHATVGFDSSFAGDYPLDILLVENHPISQKVALAMLQALGYTPALASDGLEAINECMTSIPDIIFMDINMPVMDGLAAIRNIRELPLGDTCYIVAFTASAFSSEIERFRAAGANDILTKPANFQALTQVLQRAANYRRQLQASTPVVDAISS, from the coding sequence ATGTTCAAACTCAGACGGAAAACATGGGCTTTACTTTTGGTCTACATCGTAGGTGTCAGTGGCTATATCTACTACCTCTACGTCGAGACTCAGGGAATTCTCACTGACAACATTAATAACAAGCTGCTGCATGCCGCGCTGGGCGCGTCAGCCATCCTCGGCGACCGCTACCATGACAATCTGATCGACAAACAGTCGAAAACGGAAGCGCAAGACTGGGATACCATTCAGCGGCTTTCCAGATTCAACGAGTCCATGGGCACCGCCTTTGTCTACAGCGTGGTCAAACGCGATGGGGAAGCCTATCTGATCAGCTCCAGCGCCTCGAAAAAAGAGATTCAAGAGCAGAATTACGTACGCTTTTTCGATCCTTATCCAGATGCCAGTCAGGCCCTGCTCGACAGTTTTGAGCGTACCGAGCCCACCTGGATCGATTACTCGGATCACTGGGGAGACTTTCGCGCCGTCTTCGTCCCAATGAAATCCCAGGACGGGACGGTTTATGTGGCAGGTGCGGAGATGACGTTGGCGAACTACAACCAACAACTTAATCAGGACTCTCTGCACCATATCATCCTTGCCATTCTGGTATTTCTCGCCTTCAGTCTTTTGTTCGTGATCGACTTATTGCGCATGCGTGCTCATCTTCAGCAACTGCAAATAAACGAACAGGTATTGAGTCAGGCAAAAGATGCCGCCGAAGACGCGGATCGTTCCAAGACCCGTTTTTTAGCCACCATGAGTCATGAAATCCGCACCCCCATGTACGGTGTCATCGGTGCGACCGAGTTACTGGCCGGCTCCACCCTGAATCCCGAGCAAAGCGCTCTGGTCAATACGATTCATACCAGCGGACGAACCCTGCTGTCGCTTATCGACAACATTCTCGACCTGGCAAAGATCGAAGCGGGCAAACTTGAATTGAGGCCTCGTGTATTCGAAGTGAGAGCATTGGTTTCATCCAGTATTGAAATGATCCGGCAAAACACTCAGGGCAAACCAATCATCATTGAGGCTCAGGTATCACCGGATGTACCGCACTGGGTCAAAACCGATACCGATTGCCTTCGCCAGATACTGATCAACTTGTTGGGTAATGCGGTCAAGTTCACCGAAACCGGAACAGTATCGCTCGTGGTCAAAACGAGCGGTGACAGCCCTCGAGCCCGACTCGAGTTCTCCATACGCGATACTGGCATAGGTATCCCTTTGGCGCGGCAAGACAGCCTGTTCAAGCCCTTTGTTCAGTTCAAAGGGCCAGCCAGTCAACGCTTTACCGGAAGTGGGCTAGGTCTTTCAATTTGCAAGAATCTGGTCGAGGCGCAACAGGGGACTTTATCCTTTACCAGTCAGCCTGGTATCGGATCGACGTTTTCCTTCTCACTCCCCATGGAGCCTTTTTCCGTCTCGGAAATCCCCCTCGGGGACGATCATGCAACGGTTGGTTTCGACTCATCTTTTGCCGGGGATTACCCGCTCGATATCCTGTTGGTGGAGAACCATCCCATTAGTCAGAAAGTTGCCTTGGCGATGTTACAGGCGTTGGGTTATACACCCGCCCTTGCGTCAGATGGTCTGGAGGCGATCAACGAGTGCATGACGTCGATTCCAGATATCATTTTCATGGATATCAATATGCCTGTTATGGATGGGCTGGCGGCCATCCGTAACATCCGCGAACTACCACTGGGCGATACGTGCTACATCGTTGCGTTCACCGCGAGCGCTTTTTCGAGCGAGATAGAACGTTTCAGGGCCGCCGGTGCCAATGACATTTTGACCAAACCGGCAAACTTCCAGGCCTTGACCCAAGTACTTCAGCGTGCAGCCAACTACCGGCGACAGCTCCAGGCCAGTACTCCGGTAGTGGATGCAATTTCAAGTTGA
- a CDS encoding cyclase family protein, translating to MIKGEPIVMARSKQNKSCFKRVSIGVLAALLSVGVAKSFAEDKEVKGMQSIQFRKVIDLSHVISTTIPLWPNDPPVTFDVVASQEKDGYYLRRFSIGEHSATHMNAPNSFHPNAIGIDAYKPESLVRPAVVIDIRTQARDNPDYVIGVQDIEKWEQANGRIAQGSVVLFYTGWQALWNDPKRFINEDAKGPHFPGVGAATTQFLLEERQIAGVGIDTHGADPGQDTVYATNSQILAKDGIVLECLTNLDQLPAKGTTLVIGVLRLKEGSGSPVSVMAFVP from the coding sequence ATGATCAAAGGGGAGCCAATCGTTATGGCGAGATCAAAGCAAAACAAGAGCTGTTTTAAACGGGTATCCATCGGCGTACTGGCCGCTTTGCTGTCGGTCGGCGTCGCTAAAAGTTTCGCAGAGGATAAGGAAGTCAAAGGAATGCAGAGTATTCAGTTTCGAAAGGTCATTGACCTCAGCCATGTCATTAGCACGACGATTCCACTGTGGCCCAACGACCCTCCAGTGACATTCGACGTGGTGGCTTCACAGGAAAAAGACGGTTATTACCTGCGGCGTTTCAGCATCGGCGAGCACAGCGCTACCCATATGAACGCGCCCAATAGTTTTCACCCCAATGCCATCGGGATTGATGCCTATAAACCAGAGTCCCTGGTGCGCCCGGCCGTTGTGATTGATATACGAACCCAGGCTCGGGATAACCCGGATTATGTGATTGGCGTCCAGGACATCGAAAAATGGGAACAGGCTAATGGGCGCATCGCCCAAGGCTCTGTTGTGCTGTTTTATACGGGATGGCAAGCCTTGTGGAACGATCCCAAGCGCTTTATCAATGAAGACGCGAAAGGCCCACACTTTCCCGGTGTGGGCGCTGCTACGACCCAGTTTCTGCTTGAAGAACGCCAAATCGCCGGTGTCGGTATCGATACACATGGCGCTGATCCAGGTCAGGATACGGTTTATGCCACCAACAGCCAGATTCTGGCCAAAGATGGCATTGTCCTGGAGTGCCTGACTAATCTCGATCAGCTACCTGCGAAAGGCACGACACTGGTCATTGGCGTGCTTCGACTCAAAGAGGGGTCGGGTTCTCCTGTTTCCGTAATGGCGTTTGTACCCTGA
- a CDS encoding lipocalin-like domain-containing protein, whose product MKIKICVLLLALLSGCDNTPAPEKGFAGLGHQATAFTPVVPGREFSFPADHGAHDGFRIEWWYVTANLKDDQGHEFGAQWTLFRSALKATPEQPGWASQTIWLGHAAVTSATAHHAAERYARGGVGQAGVTLKPFNAWIDDWRFSSQATDENPLADLQLSARDKAFSYQLRLTSSRPLVLQGDKGFSQKSEQGQASYYYSQPFFQASGTLEIDGKTYTVNGPAWLDREWSSQPLTANQTGWDWFSLHLDSGEQVMLYRMRQKDGAPYLTGTWIDAQGQTQLLHADDISLTPQDTAKVAGRSMPVRWSINIPGKHLEITIDALNPKAWMDLRIPYWEGPVRLSGSHGGQGYLEMTGY is encoded by the coding sequence ATGAAGATTAAAATCTGCGTGTTGCTGCTGGCGTTGCTGAGCGGCTGCGACAACACGCCTGCGCCGGAAAAAGGCTTCGCCGGCCTCGGCCATCAGGCCACCGCATTTACCCCGGTGGTGCCCGGGCGAGAATTCAGTTTCCCGGCGGACCACGGCGCCCACGATGGCTTTCGCATCGAATGGTGGTACGTCACCGCCAACCTCAAGGACGATCAGGGGCACGAGTTCGGCGCGCAATGGACGCTGTTTCGCAGCGCCTTGAAAGCGACGCCCGAGCAACCTGGCTGGGCCAGTCAGACTATCTGGCTGGGCCACGCGGCCGTGACATCCGCCACCGCACATCATGCCGCCGAACGCTATGCCCGAGGCGGTGTCGGCCAGGCCGGAGTGACCCTTAAGCCGTTCAATGCATGGATCGATGACTGGCGTTTCAGCAGTCAGGCCACCGACGAAAACCCGCTGGCAGACCTGCAACTCAGCGCCCGCGACAAGGCGTTCAGCTACCAGCTTCGACTGACGTCAAGCCGGCCATTGGTACTTCAGGGAGACAAAGGCTTCAGCCAGAAATCCGAACAAGGCCAGGCTTCGTACTACTACAGTCAGCCTTTTTTCCAGGCCAGCGGCACCCTCGAAATCGACGGCAAAACCTACACGGTCAACGGCCCGGCCTGGCTCGACCGCGAGTGGAGCAGCCAACCGCTGACCGCCAATCAGACCGGTTGGGACTGGTTCTCCCTGCACCTGGACAGCGGTGAGCAAGTGATGCTCTACCGCATGCGGCAAAAGGACGGCGCGCCATACCTCACCGGTACCTGGATCGACGCTCAGGGGCAGACGCAGTTGCTGCACGCCGACGATATCAGCCTCACACCGCAAGACACCGCCAAGGTCGCCGGGCGTTCGATGCCTGTGCGCTGGTCGATCAACATCCCGGGCAAGCACCTCGAAATCACCATCGATGCCCTTAATCCCAAGGCCTGGATGGACTTGCGCATTCCTTATTGGGAAGGGCCGGTGCGGCTGAGCGGCAGTCATGGCGGGCAGGGGTATCTGGAGATGACCGGGTATTGA
- a CDS encoding ABC transporter permease, whose product MRVFRETLRALLSHWRQHPVQFFSVLTGLWLATSLLTGVQALNSQARESYARASQLIGGEPQASLSAPGGGVFPQQLFIDLRRAGWPVSPVLRGRVTLKGHEDQRLQLMGIEPVSLPAGSAVAGRSLPIEQVVEFFTVPGSTWISPQTLQALGLHEGETPTAESGIALPPLRAQPDMASGVLLVDIGFAQQILQLPDQLSRLLLPKDFTATLPDQFKGQLQLISSGEENNLARLTESFHLNLDALGFLSFVVGLFIVHAAIGLALEQRRGLLRTLRACGVSARMLIAGLAVELGGLALIGGVAGVVSGYLLAGVLLPDVAASLRGLYGAEVPGQLSLSPLWWFSGIGLSLLGALLAGANSLLRAARLPLLALADPQAWHQAHARWLRRQGWVAAMAALIAVLALMFGDSLSSGFVLMAALLIGAALALPVVLNSVLNRVLRRSRSVLGQWFVADCRQQLPALSLALMALLLALAANIGAGSMTAGFRQTFNNWLEQRLTAELYVNPQNPAQARELYTWLKQQPQVSAVLPNWQVSIQLQGWPADVFGVIDHPTYRQHWPLLEALGDAPWERLAKDDALMLSEQLARRLKVRLGDHMTIATPNGPWSPRIVGIYADYGNPKGHLLVNINHLLRGWPQLTPSRFNLRIEPASIPAFLAALQARFALDDSRIVDQARLKGWSTQVFERTFAATAALNSLTLCVAGVALFISLLTQSQSRLGQLAPLWALGVTRRQLMLLNLGQTWLLAVLTLVLALPLGIALAWCLDTVINVQAFGWRLPLRVFPLQLLQLMGLALLATLLASAWPLYSLYRTQPADLLRTFAHED is encoded by the coding sequence GTGCGGGTTTTTCGCGAGACATTGCGGGCGCTGCTCAGCCATTGGCGGCAACATCCGGTGCAATTTTTCAGTGTGCTGACCGGGCTCTGGCTCGCCACCAGTCTGCTGACCGGCGTGCAAGCGCTGAACAGTCAGGCACGGGAAAGCTACGCACGGGCCAGTCAGCTGATCGGTGGCGAACCTCAAGCCAGCCTGAGCGCACCCGGCGGCGGGGTGTTCCCTCAGCAATTGTTTATCGACCTGCGTCGCGCGGGTTGGCCGGTATCGCCCGTGTTGCGAGGCCGGGTGACGCTCAAGGGCCATGAAGACCAGCGCTTGCAGTTGATGGGCATTGAACCGGTGTCGCTGCCGGCCGGTTCCGCAGTGGCCGGCCGGTCGTTGCCGATCGAGCAGGTCGTCGAGTTCTTCACGGTGCCGGGCAGCACCTGGATTTCGCCGCAGACCTTGCAGGCGTTGGGCTTGCACGAAGGTGAAACACCGACGGCCGAGAGCGGCATCGCCTTGCCGCCACTGCGTGCCCAACCCGACATGGCCTCCGGTGTGTTGCTGGTGGACATCGGCTTCGCCCAGCAGATTCTGCAATTGCCCGATCAACTGTCACGTCTGTTGCTGCCCAAGGATTTCACCGCGACCCTGCCTGATCAGTTCAAGGGCCAACTCCAGCTCATCAGCAGCGGCGAAGAAAACAATCTTGCACGCCTGACCGAGAGCTTCCATCTGAACCTCGATGCCTTGGGCTTTCTGTCGTTCGTGGTTGGCCTGTTCATCGTCCACGCGGCGATCGGTCTGGCGCTGGAGCAACGTCGAGGCTTGCTCAGAACCCTGCGCGCCTGTGGCGTCAGTGCGCGAATGTTGATTGCCGGCCTCGCCGTCGAGCTGGGTGGTCTGGCGTTGATCGGTGGTGTCGCTGGCGTGGTCAGCGGCTACCTGCTGGCCGGCGTGCTGTTGCCGGACGTCGCCGCCAGTTTGCGCGGCTTGTACGGCGCCGAAGTGCCGGGACAGTTGAGCCTCAGCCCGCTGTGGTGGTTCAGCGGCATCGGTCTGAGCCTGCTCGGCGCGTTGCTGGCCGGTGCCAACAGTTTGCTGCGAGCGGCGCGTTTGCCGTTACTGGCGCTGGCCGATCCGCAAGCCTGGCATCAGGCCCACGCGCGCTGGTTGCGGCGCCAGGGTTGGGTCGCGGCGATGGCTGCGCTGATCGCGGTGTTGGCGTTGATGTTCGGCGACAGCCTGAGCAGTGGTTTCGTGCTGATGGCCGCGTTGTTGATCGGCGCCGCACTGGCCTTGCCGGTGGTGTTGAACAGTGTGCTCAACCGGGTGCTGCGGCGCAGTCGCTCGGTGCTCGGCCAATGGTTTGTCGCCGATTGCCGTCAGCAGTTGCCGGCCCTGAGCCTGGCCTTGATGGCGCTGTTATTGGCGCTGGCGGCGAACATCGGCGCCGGCAGCATGACCGCCGGTTTCCGCCAGACCTTCAACAACTGGCTCGAACAACGCCTGACCGCCGAGTTGTATGTCAATCCGCAAAATCCGGCCCAGGCCCGAGAGCTTTACACATGGCTCAAACAACAACCCCAAGTCAGCGCGGTGCTACCCAACTGGCAAGTGTCGATTCAGTTACAGGGTTGGCCGGCGGATGTCTTCGGCGTGATCGATCACCCGACCTATCGCCAGCACTGGCCGTTGCTGGAGGCCTTGGGCGACGCCCCTTGGGAACGACTGGCCAAGGACGACGCGCTGATGCTCAGCGAACAACTGGCCCGGCGGTTGAAGGTGCGCCTGGGTGATCACATGACCATTGCCACGCCCAACGGTCCATGGTCGCCACGGATCGTCGGGATCTACGCCGACTACGGCAATCCCAAGGGCCATCTGCTGGTCAACATCAATCACCTGCTGCGCGGCTGGCCGCAGCTGACACCCAGCCGTTTCAACCTGCGCATCGAGCCCGCGTCGATTCCCGCGTTCCTGGCCGCGCTGCAAGCGCGCTTCGCCCTGGACGACAGCCGCATCGTCGATCAGGCCCGGCTCAAGGGTTGGTCCACACAAGTGTTCGAGCGTACCTTCGCCGCCACCGCCGCACTCAACAGCCTGACGCTTTGCGTCGCGGGCGTGGCGCTGTTCATCAGCCTGCTGACCCAGAGCCAGAGTCGCCTCGGACAACTCGCGCCGTTGTGGGCGCTGGGCGTGACGCGGCGACAGTTGATGCTGCTCAACCTCGGGCAGACCTGGTTGCTCGCGGTGCTGACATTGGTGCTGGCATTGCCGTTGGGCATCGCATTGGCGTGGTGCCTGGACACGGTGATCAACGTGCAGGCCTTCGGCTGGCGCTTGCCGCTACGGGTGTTTCCACTGCAACTGTTGCAGTTGATGGGCCTGGCCTTGCTCGCCACGTTGCTCGCGTCGGCGTGGCCGTTGTACTCGCTGTATCGCACGCAACCGGCGGATCTGCTGCGGACGTTTGCTCATGAAGATTAA
- a CDS encoding ABC transporter ATP-binding protein has protein sequence MLSVQGVFKSYATPQGPLPVLQGVDLTLKPGSSLALMGESGSGKSTLLHLIAGLDKVDRGSIRSGEHRLEQMNEGQLAHWRRTEIGLVFQQFNLIGSLRVEDNLAFQARLAGRHDPRWQAHLVQRLGLVDLLQRYPEQLSGGQQQRVALGRALASQPKLLLADEPTGSLDEATSDEVLKLLLELLDDSPTTLLMVTHSPRVAARLAEKVVLHNGRLAGADER, from the coding sequence ATGCTTTCGGTCCAGGGCGTCTTCAAAAGCTACGCCACCCCCCAAGGCCCATTGCCGGTATTACAAGGCGTCGACCTCACGTTGAAACCCGGCAGCAGCCTGGCGTTGATGGGCGAGTCGGGCAGTGGCAAAAGTACCTTGCTGCACCTGATCGCCGGCCTGGACAAAGTCGATCGCGGCAGCATTCGCAGTGGCGAGCATCGGCTGGAACAGATGAACGAAGGCCAATTGGCCCACTGGCGGCGCACCGAAATCGGCCTGGTGTTTCAGCAGTTCAACCTGATCGGCAGTTTGCGGGTCGAGGACAATCTGGCGTTTCAGGCGCGTCTGGCCGGGCGCCACGATCCGCGCTGGCAAGCGCATCTGGTGCAGCGTCTTGGGTTGGTGGATCTGTTGCAGCGCTATCCGGAACAACTGTCTGGCGGGCAACAGCAACGAGTTGCGCTTGGCAGGGCGTTGGCCTCGCAACCGAAACTGCTGCTGGCCGACGAACCCACCGGCAGCCTCGATGAAGCCACCAGCGATGAGGTGTTGAAGTTGTTGCTGGAGCTGCTCGACGACAGCCCGACGACGTTGTTGATGGTCACCCACAGCCCCAGGGTCGCCGCGCGGCTGGCGGAAAAAGTGGTGCTGCACAATGGCCGTCTGGCTGGCGCGGACGAGCGCTGA
- a CDS encoding sulfatase-like hydrolase/transferase yields the protein MIRYFKELLLVLYLLKSYDYYLDRLEALGIGLPMLLYGGMFVVLTIALFMTAYIRQTLVRHLFALALFGSAIFFDVYTHVTASYLTYSSFVSLVYSGGFIQEAAYQYRDAIISATVSGLLLLLGIGLKPRRRLPLPGALLAAAPVLGVLLLSVVLFVRAGEGARGLPIMYTPLAYLNLFTYEALHNTVGPREPVSLARIDRPVGYDIVLIIDESISGNYLDINTPFGVHSNLKEAHPGVDIFNYGYAASIANCSADTNVTLRYGGTRGDYMRINTTLPSIWQYAKKAGLRTVYIDAQRTGGNLQNLMSNAEKQDIDEFVQFDQTSVRERDMAAAAKLIDLLNDGIPELVVINKVGAHFPVHDKYPDAFMAYRPTLPRGQFVEVADTGTREGFNGQPNDWVLYRNAYKNTVLWNVGEFFSRVFAQADMRNALMIYTSDHGQDLHERGNPGLNTHCGSDPVEEEGLVPLVVISGSDLKTMDWQAQLPANKDRSSHYNIFPTLLQLMGYDLAGIEAVYGKPLSVSTADDFTFNYRFNARLGAVPAWKYIDLKSIVTPGPVVPSVAVGQ from the coding sequence ATGATCCGATACTTCAAGGAACTGTTGCTGGTTCTGTATTTACTCAAAAGCTACGACTATTACCTCGATCGTCTCGAGGCATTGGGCATCGGTTTGCCGATGTTGCTGTATGGCGGGATGTTCGTTGTGCTGACGATCGCGCTGTTCATGACCGCCTATATTCGTCAGACACTGGTCCGTCATTTGTTTGCGTTGGCGCTGTTTGGCTCGGCGATTTTCTTTGACGTGTATACGCACGTGACCGCCAGTTACCTGACCTACAGCAGCTTTGTGTCGCTGGTGTATTCCGGTGGGTTCATTCAGGAAGCGGCTTACCAGTACCGCGATGCGATCATCAGTGCGACGGTCAGTGGCTTGTTGCTGCTGTTGGGTATCGGGCTCAAGCCGCGTCGACGGTTGCCGTTGCCGGGGGCGTTGTTGGCGGCGGCACCGGTGCTCGGCGTGCTGCTGCTCAGTGTCGTGCTGTTCGTGCGGGCCGGCGAGGGCGCCCGTGGCTTGCCGATCATGTACACGCCGTTGGCCTATCTGAATCTGTTTACCTATGAAGCGTTGCACAACACCGTCGGCCCGCGCGAGCCGGTGAGCCTGGCGCGCATCGATCGGCCGGTGGGTTACGACATCGTACTGATCATCGACGAGAGCATTTCCGGTAATTACCTGGACATCAACACGCCATTCGGTGTGCACAGCAACCTCAAGGAAGCACACCCGGGCGTGGACATCTTCAATTACGGCTACGCCGCGTCCATCGCCAATTGCAGCGCCGACACCAACGTCACGTTGCGCTATGGCGGCACCCGTGGCGATTACATGCGGATCAACACCACACTGCCGTCGATCTGGCAGTACGCGAAAAAAGCCGGGCTGCGCACGGTTTACATCGATGCCCAGCGCACCGGTGGCAACTTGCAGAACCTGATGAGCAATGCCGAGAAACAGGACATCGACGAGTTCGTGCAATTCGACCAGACCAGCGTGCGTGAGCGAGACATGGCTGCGGCGGCCAAGCTGATCGATCTGCTCAACGACGGCATACCGGAGCTGGTGGTGATCAACAAGGTCGGCGCGCATTTCCCGGTACACGACAAATACCCGGACGCGTTTATGGCGTATCGCCCGACCTTGCCTCGGGGGCAGTTTGTCGAGGTGGCGGACACGGGCACGCGCGAGGGTTTCAATGGGCAGCCGAACGATTGGGTGTTGTACCGCAATGCCTACAAAAACACGGTGCTGTGGAATGTCGGCGAGTTCTTCTCACGGGTTTTCGCCCAGGCGGATATGCGTAATGCGCTGATGATCTACACCTCGGACCACGGGCAGGATCTGCATGAGCGCGGTAACCCGGGGCTCAACACCCACTGTGGCAGTGACCCGGTGGAGGAAGAGGGGTTGGTGCCGTTGGTGGTGATCTCGGGCAGCGATTTGAAGACGATGGACTGGCAGGCGCAGTTGCCGGCCAACAAGGACCGCTCCAGTCACTACAACATCTTCCCGACGTTGTTGCAGTTGATGGGCTATGACCTGGCGGGGATCGAGGCGGTGTATGGCAAACCGTTGAGCGTGTCGACGGCGGATGACTTCACTTTCAACTATCGCTTCAATGCGCGGCTCGGTGCTGTGCCTGCGTGGAAGTACATCGATCTGAAGAGCATTGTGACGCCGGGGCCGGTGGTGCCGAGTGTGGCGGTGGGGCAGTGA
- a CDS encoding NAD-dependent epimerase, with translation MKILVTGAAGFIGAHCVLRLLSDGHQVCGLDNFNDYYDPQLKHDRVDWVREQVGDFPLAKVDLADAEALDALFECEQPQVVIHLAAQAGVRYSLENPRAYLDSNLSGFLNILESCRHHPVRHLIYASSSSVYGANQHTPYSVKDNVDHPLSLYAATKKANESMAHSYSHLFGIPCTGLRFFTVYGPWGRPDMSPIQFARAIAEGQPLKLFNYGQHQRDFTYIDDIIESIARLVERAPQPAPDWSREQPDPASSMAPWRIYNIGGQQPVALKDYLALLEKHLGQKALVELLPLQPGDVLNTCADASDLALATGFQPRIELDEGLGRFIAWFRDYYPLRSAHSPFMAGL, from the coding sequence ATGAAGATACTCGTCACTGGAGCCGCCGGCTTCATTGGTGCCCATTGTGTGTTGCGGCTTTTGAGCGACGGGCATCAGGTGTGCGGGCTGGACAACTTCAATGACTACTACGACCCGCAACTCAAACATGACCGCGTGGATTGGGTACGCGAGCAGGTCGGCGATTTCCCCCTCGCGAAAGTCGACCTGGCCGATGCCGAGGCCCTCGACGCACTGTTTGAGTGTGAACAACCGCAAGTGGTGATTCACCTCGCGGCGCAGGCCGGGGTGCGTTACTCCCTGGAAAATCCTCGGGCCTACCTCGACAGCAATCTGAGCGGGTTCCTCAACATTCTCGAAAGCTGCCGTCACCACCCGGTCAGGCACTTGATCTATGCCTCGTCCAGTTCGGTGTACGGCGCCAACCAGCACACGCCATATTCAGTCAAAGACAACGTCGACCATCCGTTGTCGCTGTACGCCGCGACCAAAAAAGCCAACGAGTCGATGGCCCACAGCTACAGCCATCTGTTCGGCATTCCCTGCACCGGTTTGCGTTTTTTCACCGTGTACGGCCCCTGGGGCCGACCCGACATGTCGCCGATCCAGTTCGCCCGGGCGATTGCCGAAGGGCAGCCGTTGAAGCTGTTCAACTACGGCCAGCACCAGCGGGATTTCACCTACATCGACGACATCATCGAGAGCATCGCCCGCCTGGTCGAACGCGCGCCGCAGCCGGCACCGGACTGGAGCCGCGAGCAACCGGACCCGGCCAGCAGCATGGCGCCATGGCGCATTTACAACATTGGCGGACAGCAGCCGGTAGCGCTCAAGGACTACCTGGCACTGCTGGAAAAGCACCTGGGGCAAAAGGCCCTCGTCGAGTTGCTGCCCCTGCAACCGGGCGACGTGCTCAACACCTGCGCCGATGCCAGCGATCTGGCACTGGCCACCGGTTTCCAGCCACGGATAGAGCTGGATGAAGGACTCGGACGATTCATCGCCTGGTTCCGTGACTACTACCCACTGCGTAGCGCCCACTCGCCATTCATGGCCGGGCTTTAG
- a CDS encoding sugar transferase, producing MTGHEKGMLLDHMQHDNRLDPEHRMRLDKAIHVQGHGWVTGRNGGRPWTLSRTNRVLACLGALVILLLISPVLLGLALAIKFSSPGPVMFVQQRTGYRGRMFGMYKFRTMVANAEELKESLRHLNKHGADAIDFKIDNDPRITPIGSFLRRSSLDELPNLINVVSGDMRLVGPRPTSFNARRYKDSHLARLSIYPGMTGLWQISGRSNIDFDQRVELDLTYIAEQSLLLDLKILLKTPFIVFNGHGAS from the coding sequence ATGACTGGACATGAAAAAGGCATGTTGCTCGATCACATGCAGCATGATAATCGCCTGGATCCCGAGCACCGGATGCGCCTCGACAAGGCGATCCACGTGCAGGGTCACGGCTGGGTGACCGGCCGCAACGGCGGTCGGCCCTGGACCCTGTCGCGCACCAATCGGGTGCTCGCCTGCCTCGGTGCACTGGTGATCTTGCTGTTGATTTCCCCGGTACTGCTGGGGCTGGCACTGGCGATCAAGTTCAGCAGCCCGGGGCCGGTGATGTTCGTGCAACAACGCACCGGCTACCGCGGCCGCATGTTCGGCATGTACAAGTTCCGCACCATGGTGGCCAACGCCGAGGAGCTCAAGGAGTCCCTGCGGCATCTGAACAAGCACGGCGCCGACGCCATCGACTTCAAGATCGACAACGACCCGCGGATTACGCCCATCGGCAGCTTCCTGCGGCGCAGCAGCCTCGATGAATTACCCAACCTGATCAATGTGGTGAGCGGCGACATGCGCCTGGTAGGTCCACGACCCACCTCGTTCAATGCACGTCGTTACAAGGACAGCCACCTTGCACGCCTGAGCATCTACCCCGGCATGACCGGTCTGTGGCAGATCTCCGGGCGCAGCAATATCGACTTCGACCAGCGCGTTGAGTTGGACCTCACGTACATCGCCGAGCAGAGCCTGTTGCTTGATCTGAAGATTCTGTTGAAAACCCCCTTCATCGTGTTCAACGGCCACGGAGCGAGTTAA